The genomic interval CGCGTTCTACTACTGGGGCTGGGACGTCACCAGCAACCTGAGCGAGGAGACCCGCAACAGCCGCCGCACGACGGGACTCGCGGGCCTCATCGGCGTCGGCATCGTCTTCCTCCTCTTCGAGGTGTTCACCATCGCGGTGAACGTCATCCTCACCTCGCAGCAGATCGAGGAGAACGACGCCAACGTGCTGGCCGTGCTCGGGGAGGAGGTCTGGCCGGGCTGGGGCGGCAAGCTGCTGATCGTCGCGGTGATGCTGTCGACCATCGCCACGCTGGAGACCACGCTGATCCAGGTCACACGCTCGCTGTTCGCGATGGGCCGGGACCGCACGATGCCGTCCGCGCTGGGCAAGGTGCACCGCCGCTGGAACACCCCATGGGTGGCGATCGTGGTCGTCGGCGCGGTGGCGCTGCTGATGTTCATCGCCTCCAACGCCCTGGGCTCGGTGGGCGACATCCTCTCCGACGCGATCTCGGCGATCGGTCTGCAGATCGCCGTCTACTACGGCCTCAGCGGCCTCGCTGTCGTCGTCGCCTACCGCAAGATGCTGCTGAAGTCGCCGTCCGACTTCCTGCTGGGCGGGCTCTGGCCACTGCTGGGCGCCCTGTTCATGTTCTGGATCTTCGTCGAGTCGCTGGGGGAGCTGAGCACCGCCGCGATCACGATCGGCGTGGGCGGCCTGGCCGTGGGGCTGGTTCCGATGCTCTGGTACTGGAGGCGGGGCAGCGACTACTACCGGCCGGCACGGCTTGACGCGAGCCGTACCGTCGAGACGGACTACCTGCCCGAGGGCGCGACGGCCGGGCCCTCGCTCGTCCACGAGGGTCTCCCCACCGACTTCTGAGGGGTTGCGCGATGGCGAGAGACCGTTTCACCCCCGAATTCGATCCCGACTGCGGGGACTTCCCGCTCACCAGCGCCCGCCAGGACATCGTCATCGGCCGCTGGCAGGGCCTGCGCGAACTGCTGCGGGCCACCGGGCCCGACTGGCTCTCGCGGGGCCACCGGGTGCGGATGCTCGCCCAGGCCTGCGCGGGCAGTTCGACGGTCGAGTCATGGCTGGCCGCCGAGCCGCACAACGGGGACGCCCTCGTGCTGCGGGCCGCCACCGAGACGGCCAGGGCGTTCAACCTGGCCATCGCCGCGGGCCGGGGTGTGCCGATCGACCAGCGACGTGTCGACGCCGCGGTGATGGCCTGTCTCCAGGCGTCGGAGGCGTTCTTGGACGACCCCACGCCCTGGATCAGCCTCATCTCGGTGGCGCGGCTGTACCCGGCCGGCGTGCGTCGGCAGGAACTGGGGCGCTGGTGGGACGAGTTGCACGGGCGCGACCCGTACAGCGTCGAGGGCCACCTCCAGGTGCTGCACTACTATTCGGCCCGCTGGCACGGCTCGAACGGCCTGATGTACGACTTCGCCCGGGACGCGGCCGGAGTGGCACCGCCGGGTTCCGCGCTGCCGGTGCTGGTGCAGTACGCGCGGGTCGAGGAGTACCGGACCGCCACGGACGCCGCCGAGGACAGACGCACGTCCGTGGGGCTCGGGCAGCACTGGAAGAACGACGGGGCCATCAGTGACGTACGGCGCACCTGGCAGCGCTGGATCGTGGGCCGCGCGGACCACTCGGTGACCCCCGGAGAGCTCCGCGACCTCAACTACCTGACCCACGCGGCCTGCCACGCCGGCCTGGCGGAGGTCGCCGTCCCGCTCCTGCAGTTGCTGGACCGGCGGGGCACCCGTACGCCGTGGTCCTACACCGGGGAACCGGAGCAGGAGTTCACCAAGTGGCGCAAGGAGTTCAGAGTGCGGGCGTGAATCCAGCGACGCGTCAACAGCGCGCCACTTGGAACGGTCACGGTGTGCTGGTCTGTTCCGCGGCGGCCTGGCTCGCCGTCCCCGCCGTCCACTTCTCCTCGATCCGGCCGACCTTCCACACCACCAGCGCGACGATCCATGTGGCGAAGAACAGGGCCACGATGACGAAGCCGAGGAGGTTGAGGTCGAGGCCGCTGATCCAGTCCCAGAAGGGGCCGTGGAGGCCGAGCCTGTCGGCGAGCAGGCCCAGGAGTTCGGCCGTGCCGATGAGGAGGGCCACCGCGACCGACAGGCCGGTGATCGTGAGGTTGTAGTAGACCTTGCGGACCGGCTTCGAGAACGCCCAGCCGTAGGCGAAGTTCATGAAGGAGCCGTCGATCGTGTCGAGCAGGGACATGCCGGCGGCGAAGAGAACGGGCAGGGTGAGGATCGCGTACCAGGGCAGCCCGGAGGCCGCGCCCGACCCGGCCAGGACCAGCAGCGCGATCTCCGTCGCCGTGTCGAAGCCGAGGCCGAACAACAGACCCAGCGGGTACATCTGCCAGGGCTTGGTGATCGACTTCATGACACGGCCGAGCAGGCGGTTCATGAACCCGCGGTTGTTCAGCTGCTCCTCCAGCGCGGCCTCGTCGTAGCAGCCGGAGCGCATCCGCCGGAACACCTTCCAGATGCCCACCAGGACGACCAGGTTGACCGCGGCGATCAGATAGAGGAACGCGCTCGAGACGGTCGTACCGATCAACGCGGTCACGTCATGCAGACGGGAGTCGTCGTCGCGCACCGGTCCCGCGAGGGCCTTCACGCCGAGCGAGAGCAGCAGCGCGAGGACGAAGACCACGCTGGAGTGGCCGAGCGAGAACCAGAAGCCCACCGACAGCGGCCGCTGCCCCTCCCCCATCAGCTTGCGCGTGGTGTTGTCGATGGCCGCGATGTGGTCGGCGTCGAAGGCGTGCCGCATCCCGAGGGTGTAGGCGGTCACGCCGATGCCGATACCGAAGGACTTCTCGCCGACGCCGTAGTGGTGCGGGGCGACGATGGCGACGAGGACGAACCAGCCGATCACGTGCAGCGCCACCACGACCGCGGCCATGCCGCCCGCCCTGACCCACTCCTGCCGCGTCATGGAGCCACGGACGCGGTGCCATACCGAGCCCCTCGCGGGGACGGTGGCGGGGAGGAGGGGCGGAGCGGAGTCAGGGGCGGCCGTCATCGGGCGGAGAATCCTTCTGCAGGGGCTACGGCCGCGATCAGCAGCCTTGTGCCATCCTGCGGTACCTGCAAGTCATGTGCAGTAAAGGCCGTGACAGAACTTTCCCACGAGTGGGGAAAACGCCCCGTCAACGGGGCGGCGGGCCGCCGGGTCGACCTCGCCTTGCTCGGCCGTCATCCCGGCCCGTGTGCGCTCACGTTCGGCGCGACGTGGAGGTCCATCCCGGCGGCCGGCGCGGTGGGCCAGTCGCGGGCGTAGGCGGGTGGCGCAGCGCCGGGCCGGGTGAGGACGGCGACGGGCATACGGCGGGACGCCCCGGCGATCCCCGACTCGGTGCTGTTGGTGTTGTGGCCGAATGCCGCCGCGGAGGTGCATCCCGCGTAGTACGCGACGGGGACCGACAGATGGCCGGTGAGCAGACAGGGCGGGCGCACTCCGAGGCGGTTCAGCTCGGCCGCGGTGCGGGCCCAGTCGCGGTGATGGCCCGTGGTGCGGTCCACCGTGCGCTTCAGCACGGCGAACTGCACCGCCAGGTGGCCCGTCAGCCCGATCGCGAGCAGCACCGCGGCGACCGGACGCCACCGCCCCGCCGGGGTGGTGGCGAGGTGGAACAGCGCGTCGGCGACCGGGATCGCGAGCAGGGCGTAGGCGGGCAGCAGGAAGCGCGGGGCGGCGTACCCGATCAGGAAGAGATACGGCACGGCGGCCGTGGTGGCGCAGGCCAGCGGGACGAGGCTGGCCCGGGCGCGCCCGGCGCGGACGGCGACCACCAGTCCGACGGCGGCCAGCAGCGGGAGGATCACCCACCAGGCCATGACGGCGGGGTCCGGCAGCGGCCCGGTGCAGGGGCGGCACAGGGCACGGCCGCCCAGGCTGCGCAGCTGGTCGTCGACGGCGAACTGCGGGCCGAGTCCGCCCTGGATGCGGGAGCCCTCGTGCAGGCGCTCGGGCAGGCCGCCGTAGCTGACGTACGCCTCGATCACCCACTGCGCGCCGCCCGCCACGAGTCCGGCGACGAGAGCGAGGGCGGGCCGTGGGCGGCGGCGGACCGCGGCGACGACGAGCAGCGGGAGGGTGACCCACACGGCGTCGGTGGGCCGCATCCACGCCATGAGCGCTGTACCCGCCACGACCCCCCACAGGGCCCTCGGGTGCGCGCGGGCCCGTAAGAAGCAGCCGGCCGCGGCGAGCCCGCCGACGGCCACCCAGTAGTTGGGCATGGCCTGCGGGCCGTAGAAGAGAGTGACCCACAGGGACGCGAACAGGGCGCCGCCCGCGGCGAGGACGCGGGCCGGGAAGAGGCCGCGCCAGGCGCGCAGGGCCAGGTAGAGGCCGAGGCCGGACAGCACCGCGAGATAGACGCGCAGGAGTTCCGTCGAGGTCGACCAGCTCGCGATCGGCGCCACCAGCAGGGACACACCGCGGGCGCGCGGGGCGCTGAAGAAGGCGGCCGGAGCCTGCGCACCGACCTGGCTGACGTACACGGTCTCGTCCCAGCCGAGGCCCATGCCGGGGCGTACGAGGACGAGTTGGGCCAGGGTGAAGGCGGCGGCCACCGCCACCAAGGACCAGTTGCCCCGAGCCCACCGGGAAGCGTCGGAGGCGACCGACGGTGTCCGTCGGTCGCCTCCGACGAGCAGGACACTGTCGCCGTGGGCCATCGTCCACCCCTCACCCCGTATGCCGCGGGGACTTGTCCGATCCACAAAGGCCTGGACAAGGTAACCCGCCGCTGGAGGAAGTGCGGGACGGAGTTCGGCCAACCGGCGCCGGTGCGAGCCGCCCGTCCGGGTCAGCGGGCGTGCGGGGCGCGGTGCGGAGGCTGGCTCGGGGCCGCGCGGTCCCGCGATGCCGGGACGGGGCGGACGACAGGACCGTCCCCGTTCACGGTGAGCGCGGCGCCGTGGTGGCGGATCGTCAGAGGAGCGCCCGACATCAGGGTGTACGTCGCCTTGTCCGGACCGATCTCCACCCGCAGGCTGCGGCCCATGAACTGGAGGTTGAAGGCGAGGCGGCTGAACCGCTCGGGCAGACGGGGCGCGAAGCGGAGGGATTCGCCGTCGCGGCGCAGACCGCCGAACCCGGCGACCAGAGCCGTCCAGGTGCCGGCGAGGGAGGCGATGTGGAGCCCGTCGCGGGTGTTGCTCTCCAGGTCGGCGAGGTCCATCAGCGCCGCCTCGGCCGTGTAGGCGTAGGCGAGGGACAGATGTCCCGCGCGGGCGGCGACGACCGCCTGGACGCAGGCCGACAGGGAGGAGTCCCGTACGGTCAGGGGCTCGTAGTAGGCGAAGTTGCGGGCGATCTGCTCCTCGTCGTGGAACTCCTCGAACCAGCCGCTGCACAGGTACATCGCCAGCACCAGGTCCGCCTGCTTGACGACCTGCTTGCGGTAGATGTCGAAGTAGGGGAAGTGCAGCATCAGCGGGTACTGGTCGGCGCGGGTGTCGGCGAAGTCCCACTGCTGGTAGCGGGTGAAGCCCGCGTGCTGTTCGTGCACGCCGAGTTCGTCGTTGTAGGGGATGTGCACGGCCTCGGCGGCGTCCCGCCAGGCGGCGCTCTCCTCGTCGTCGACGCCGAGTGCGGCCGCCCGCTCCGGATGCCGGGCGCAGACGTCGGCGGCCGCGAGGAGGTTCGCGCGGGCCATGAGGTTGGTGTACGTGTTGTCGTCGGCGACCGCGCTGTACTCGTCGGGGCCGGTGACGCCGTC from Streptomyces sp. CC0208 carries:
- a CDS encoding APC family permease, with translation MSISRGRGLQANALGTFDTVVMAVAGSAPAYSIAATTAVLVGSVGLASPAALLYCAIPMLGIALAFSYLSRIDVNAGASYSWVGRTLHPFLGFVSGWALVISATIFMVAGSLPAGSMTLALFDEGLADNTALSTVVGAAWFVLMLLVVLGGARLTVRAQLVMSGVELAILALFAVLALFHTGNARSFEWSWLGFGHFDGMQGFASGALIAAFYYWGWDVTSNLSEETRNSRRTTGLAGLIGVGIVFLLFEVFTIAVNVILTSQQIEENDANVLAVLGEEVWPGWGGKLLIVAVMLSTIATLETTLIQVTRSLFAMGRDRTMPSALGKVHRRWNTPWVAIVVVGAVALLMFIASNALGSVGDILSDAISAIGLQIAVYYGLSGLAVVVAYRKMLLKSPSDFLLGGLWPLLGALFMFWIFVESLGELSTAAITIGVGGLAVGLVPMLWYWRRGSDYYRPARLDASRTVETDYLPEGATAGPSLVHEGLPTDF
- a CDS encoding HoxN/HupN/NixA family nickel/cobalt transporter is translated as MTAAPDSAPPLLPATVPARGSVWHRVRGSMTRQEWVRAGGMAAVVVALHVIGWFVLVAIVAPHHYGVGEKSFGIGIGVTAYTLGMRHAFDADHIAAIDNTTRKLMGEGQRPLSVGFWFSLGHSSVVFVLALLLSLGVKALAGPVRDDDSRLHDVTALIGTTVSSAFLYLIAAVNLVVLVGIWKVFRRMRSGCYDEAALEEQLNNRGFMNRLLGRVMKSITKPWQMYPLGLLFGLGFDTATEIALLVLAGSGAASGLPWYAILTLPVLFAAGMSLLDTIDGSFMNFAYGWAFSKPVRKVYYNLTITGLSVAVALLIGTAELLGLLADRLGLHGPFWDWISGLDLNLLGFVIVALFFATWIVALVVWKVGRIEEKWTAGTASQAAAEQTSTP